In Actinoplanes octamycinicus, the genomic window GCCGCGCGCGGGCGTACCGAAAGCGGGGTGAACGGGTGGAGGGGCCGCGCGTCGCGGCCCCTCCGTGAATCGGGATCAGCTGGCGGTGCAGCTTGGGGTGGGGATCGAGTTGGTGCCGGTCCAGGAGCCGAGGAAGCCGAAGGACGTGCTGCCCTTGGCGGCCAGGCTGCCGTTGTAGCCGGCGTTCTTGGCGGTGACCGTGGCGCCGCTACTGGTCACGGTGGCGGACCAGGCGTTGGCGACGGTCTGGCCGTTGGCGTAGGTCCAGGTGACGGTCCAGCCGCTGATCGCCGAGCCGCCGGCGGTCACCTTGACCTCACCCTGGAAGCCGCCCGGCCACTGCCCGGTGATCGCGTAGGTCGCCGAGCAGGTCTTGCCGGTCGGCTGCGACGGGGACGACGACGGCGGGACCGAGGGCGACGACGGCGGCACCGACGGGGACGAGGTCGAGGTGCCGCCGAAGACGGTGGCCTCCCTGGCGGTGGCCTTGATCCCGTTGGGGCCGTCGAAGACCCGGCCGTACCAGGTGGTCTTCTGGTTGACGTCGAAGCTGAGCACCATGTCCAGGACCGGGTCGGTGTTGCCGGACCAGGACCAGCCGAGGTAACCGAGGCCGCGCTTGACCGCTTCCGAGATCACCGTCTGGTCGTCGACCTCACCGGCCGCGAACTGCCAGCCGAACTCGCCGATCAGCAGCGGCCAGCCCTTGGACTTGAAGGTGTCCAGGTACGAGGTGATCGTCGACGCCTGGTTGTAGA contains:
- a CDS encoding cellulase family glycosylhydrolase → MRRVLVALCAALLAAAGAVIALGSPAYAATGLHVVGTDIYEANGNKFVMRGVNHAHTWYTSQTSSFANIKAAGANTVRVVLSGGRWTANSASDVANVISMCKANKLICVLEDHDTTGYGEDSAAYTLDQAVNYWISLKSVLAGQEDYIAINIGNEPIGNTNPSQWTAATTAAIKKMRDNGFQHLLMIDAPNWGQDWQQVMLANGQAVLDADAQHNTILSIHMYAVYNQASTITSYLDTFKSKGWPLLIGEFGWQFAAGEVDDQTVISEAVKRGLGYLGWSWSGNTDPVLDMVLSFDVNQKTTWYGRVFDGPNGIKATAREATVFGGTSTSSPSVPPSSPSVPPSSSPSQPTGKTCSATYAITGQWPGGFQGEVKVTAGGSAISGWTVTWTYANGQTVANAWSATVTSSGATVTAKNAGYNGSLAAKGSTSFGFLGSWTGTNSIPTPSCTAS